Below is a genomic region from Billgrantia tianxiuensis.
GGGGAAGAGGTACTCGACGCCCTTGAAGCCGGCCTCGGCGGCGGCCTTGAAGCGGTCGAGGAAATCCTCCTCGGTGAACAGCATGCTGAGGTTGGCGGCAAACTTGGGCATGATTTGACTCCTTGGGTCGTAGCCAGGTCTCGCGCTGTGCTATCGAACGGGGCTGACCCGGCGACAGGACTGCGAGGAGGCGCTGTGAACCCATCCCTGGGGCTACTTTTGCCATCCATGGCAAAAGACCTCCTCTACGTCCTGTCCCCGGCGCCCCTCGGCGCGGCCTGCCAATCAATCGAAACGATGAGTTCTCGCAGTGTTTCCTTCCTAGGTGAGCTGGGCAATTGAGGTCGGCGCATCCGCCCCCTCGTCGGCCAGCGCCTCGAACTCGTTGATGGCGTCGAGATCGGTACCCATGGCGATGTTGGTCACCCGCTCGAGGATCACCTCCACCACCACCGGCACCCGGTACTGGGCCATCAGCTCCTTTGCTTCCTTGAGGGCGGGCACGATTTCGTCCGGCCGGGTGACACGCAGGGCCTTGCAGCCAAGCCCCTCCACCACCGAGACGTGATCCACACCGTATTCGTTGATCTCCGGGCAGTTGACGTTCTCGAACGAGAGCTGCACGCAGTAGTCCATGTCGAAGCCGCGCTGGGCCTGGCGGATCAGCCCCAGGTAGGAGTTGTTCACCAGCACGTGGATGTAGGGCAGGTTGAACTGCGCGCCAGCGGCCAGTTCCTCGACCATGAACTGGAAGTCGTAGTCGCCGGAGAGCGCCACCACCTCGGCTTCCGGGTCGGCCTTGCACACGCCGAGCGCGGCGGGAATGGTCCAGCCGAGCGGGCCGGCCTGGCCGCAGTTGATCCAGTGGCGCGGCTTGTAGACGTGCAGGAACTGGGCGCCGGCGATCTGCGACAGGCCAATGGTGCTGACGTAGCGGGTGTTCCTGCCGAAGACCTTGTTCATCTCCTCGTAGACCCGCTGCGGCTTAACCGGCACGTCATCGAAGTGGGTCTTGCGCAGCAGGGTGCGCTTGCGTTCCTGGCAGGACTCGGCCCAGGCGCTGCGATCCTTGAGCGCGCCCGCCGCCTTTCTCTCGCGGGCCAGCTCGACGAACAGCTCCAGCGCCGCCTTGGCATCGGAGACGATGCCATAGTCGGGGCCGAAGATGCGCCCGATCTGGGTCGGCTCGATGTCGACGTGGACGAATTTCCGCCCCTTGGTGTAGGTCTCGAGATTGCCGGTATGGCGGTTGGCCCAGCGGTTGCCGATGCCCATCACGAAGTCGGATTCGAGCAGCGTGGCGTTGCCATAACGATGTGAGGTCTGCAGCCCCACCATGCCGGCCATCAGCGGATGGTCGTCGGCGATGCTGCCCCAGCCCATCAGGGTGGGGATGACCGGCACGCCGGTGAGCTCGGCGAACTCCACCAGCAGCGCGCTGGCATCGGCGTTGATGATGCCGCCGCCGGCGACGATCAGCGGGCGCTCGGCCTCGTCGAGCATGGCCATGGCCTTCTCGATCTGGGCCCGTGATGCACTGGGCTTGTAGGCCGGCAGCGGCTCGTAGGTGTCCGGGTCGAACTCGATCTCGCTCATCTGCACGTCGATCGGCAGGTCTATCAGCACCGGCCCCGGGCGCGAGCTGCGCATCAGCTGAAAGGCCTGCTGGAAGGCGCGCGGCACTTGCGCCGGCTCCAGCACGGTGATCGCCCACTTGGTCACTGGCCCGGCAATGGCCTGGATGTCGACGGCCTGGAAGTCCTCCTTGTGCAGCTTGGAACGCGGCGCCTGGCCGGTGATGCACAGGATCGGGATGGAGTCCGCGCTGGCCGAATAGAGCCCAGTGATCATGTCGGTGCCGGCGGGGCCGGAGGTGCCGATGCACACGCCGATGTTACCGGCCTTGGTGCGGGTGTAGCCCTCGGCCATGTGCGACGCACCCTCGACGTGACGCGCCAGCACGTGGTCAATGCCGCCGATCTTGCGCAGGGCGGCATAGAACGGATTGATGGCGGCCCCCGGCACGCCGAACGCGACGTCGATACCTTCCTTGCGGAGCACGTGAACGGCGGCTTCTGCTGCGGTCATACGAGCCATGACGGTTCCTCCCGTGAGTGGCTGCCTTTTGTTTTTGGAAATTATTTCTGTATACCGAGATTAGAAGCCTCGACACGCATCGTCAACATTAACTGGAAAATATTTTCATAAAATTCTCTAAGCACAAAAAACCCAGGCCAAAACAGTAGCCTGGGTCTTTCTCACTGAGAGGAGATCAGAGCGTAATGCGTAGCGCCAGCGGATACTCGTCGCAGTTGTTGCCTTCACCGCCACGATCCACCACCAGGAACTCCCCCTCGCGCTCGAGCACCGACTGGATGGCGTGCCAGGTGCCGGCGCGGTAGTTCACGCCCTGACGGCCATCGGTGACGAAGGCGCGTACCTCGGCTGGGTCGATGCTATCGCCCGGTGGTGCCACCACGATCACGAAGCGCTCCTCGTGCAACGGCATGAAGGCCTGGCTGCCCTGGGGGTGGCGTTCGAGGAAATCGAGTTCCAGCGGGATCGACACGGGCTGACTGACGAAGATGCTGATCAGCGCCCTCGCCTGCTCGCCCAACGTCTCGACCTTGGCCAGGTCGTGGTAGCGCCGGGTGCGCCCGGCGTTGATGTGAAAGTAGTCCGCCGTGCGGGTGTCGATGACGTCACCGAAGGGCGCGAAGGCCTCCGGCGTCAGCGGCTCGGCTTTGAGTTCCAGCATGTCAGCCTCTTGAATTTATTCGGCAGTCAGCCCGTATCGCCAGGGCTGTTCCGGCGGCACGCCTGCGGGCAGAAGGCGTGCCGCCACAAGAAGTCGCGGCTCTCGACTTCGACCTCGACCTAGGCTTGGTTGAAGTGATAGACCGTCTTGCTCTCAACTTATCGTATACAAAAATATTGGCAAAATGAACACACTTTTTGCCACGACTTTTGCCCCGGCTCCAGCCTAGGCAGTCAGACTAGGAGCCTGTCGGATTTGACCGAACGTCGCGAGAGATTCGGGGTAGATCAGCGTTAAGCCCGACAGGCTCCTAGAGCACCGCCGAAATGAATTGCTTCAGCTCAGCCGTTTTGGGATTACCGAACACGTCGGTGGGAGTTCCGGCCTCGTGGATGCGCCCTTGATGCATGAATACCACTCGGTCCGCCACATCACGGGCAAAGCCCATCTCGTGAGTTACCAGGATCAGTGTCATGCCTTCCTCGGCCAGTGCTTCCAATACCCGCAGCACTTCGCCCACCAGTTCCGGGTCCAGCGCCGAGGTGACTTCATCGCACAACAGCACCTTGGGATGCATGGCCAATGCCCGGGCAATGGCAACCCGTTGTTGCTGCCCCCCGGAGAGCTGGGCGGGGTAGCTGTCGTACTTGTCCGAAAGCCCCACCTTCTCCAGTACCTCGCGAGCCACTCGTTCCGCATCCCGGCGGCTCTCGCCACGCACCACGACCGGTGCCAGGCAGACGTTCTCCCCTACCGTCTTGTGGGGAAAGAGGTTGAAGCTCTGGAACACCATGCCAACGTTCGCGCTGAGCTCCTTTGGAGACATGGCGTCTCCATCCAGGCACTTGCCGGCAATGGTGATATCGCCGCCGTCGTGCTTCTCCAACTGATTCAGGCAGCGCAGCAGCGTGCTTTTCCCCGAGCCGCTGCGGCCGATGATTGCTACTACTTCACCCTGGCCGACCTCGAGATCGATACCCTTGAGCACTTCCAGCGTGCCGAAGGCCTTGTGGACGTTCTTAACGCAAACCAGCGTCATAGAGTTTTCTCTCCAGATGGCGCGCGTAGCAGGACAGGGGATAGCACAGCGCAAAGTAAAGAAGGGCCACCAGCGTGAAGATAGTGAAGGGCTCGAAAGTGGCATTGTTGAGCATGGTGCCGGCTTTGGTCAGCTCGACGAAGCCGATGATCGAAGCCAGTGCGGTTCCCTTGATGACCTGCACCGAGAAGCCCACGGTGGGCGGAACCGAGAGGCGCATCGCCTGGGGCAGAATGACATGACGCATGGTCTGGAAGTAGTTCATGCCCAGCACCCGCGCCGCATGCCACTGACCCTTGGCAACGGCTTCCAGGCAGCCACGCCAGATGTCGCACAGGAAAGCGCTGGTGAAGAGCGTCAAGGCAAGCGATGCGGCCAACCACGCCGAGATGGGATGCCCCAGCGCCGCTGCGCCGAAGAAGATCAGGAACAGCTGCATCAATAACGGCGTGCCCTGAAAAAGATCCACGTACAGGGCGGTGAAGCGCTGCATCAAGCGACTCTTGGAGAGCCGCATGAAGGTGAGTACGAGCCCTACGGTGGCCCCACCGACGAAGGCGATCAGCGACAGAACAATGGTCCAGCGGGTGGCCAATAACAGATTGCGCAGGATATCCCAGAAGGTGAATTCGATCATCGTTGCTCCCCCTGCTGATAGGCAAAGAATCGTTTACCCGCCAGCATGAAGGCACGGCGCATTCCAAAGGCCAGTAGCAGGTAGGCCAGCGTGATCACCAGATAGACTTCGAAGCCCCTGAAGTTGCGCGACTGGATGAAATTGGCGGCATAAGTAAGGTCGAAGACTGAAATCTGCGATACCACCGCCGAGCCGAGCATGACGATGATCGACTGGCTGATCAACGCCGGATAGATCCTAGCAAAAGCGGGCACCAGCACCACATGGCGATAGCTTTGCAGACGCGTCATGCCCAGGGCGCGAGCGGCTTCCAGCTGCCCCTTGGCGGTCGCACCGATGCCTGCCCTCAGAATCTCGGCACTATAGGCAGCCAGGTTCAGGGTCATGGCCAGAAAGGCGGCCGTGATGGCATCGATCTTGATACCGAGCCCGGGCAGGCCGAAAAAGATAAAGAAAAGCTGGACGATAAAGGGGGTATTTCGAGTCACTTCGACGTAGCCGCCCATGCCCATGCGCACCCAAGGATGACCATGAATGCGCAGGTAGGCCACCACGACCGCCAGGGCAATGCCGGTCAGCGTGGTCACCACGGTCAGAATGACCGTGGTGGTTAGCCCTCGTGCCAGCTCGCTGACGTACGGCAGTAGCGTCAGGAAATCGAGCGTTACTCCCATGTCTCGCCTCAGCTACCGAAGTTGTCGGGCAGCTCGGCGCTGAACCAGCGCTGCGAGAATTCGCTGAGGGTGCCGTCTTCCAGCGCCTGGGCAATCAGGCGATTGACTTCGGCCATCAGTGCCGGCTCGCTCTTGTTCAAGCCCACGTAGCAGGGAGAGTCGCGCAACTGGTAGAGCAGCTCCGGCGCCCGTCCACTGTTGCGCTCGGCGATTTCCGCGGCAACCACGTTGCCAGTGGCGATGTAGTCCACCCGGCCCGCCAGGAACGCCGCGATGGTCGTGGCGTTGTCTTCAAAACGCTGGATAACAGTACTGGAAGGCGCGATTTCCGACAGCTCCATGTCTTCCACGGCACCGCGGGTCACCCCAATGGTCTTACCCGCCAGATCTTCCGGGGAACTCACGCTCTCGTCGGCATTGGCGGAGAATACGCCGAGAAAGAACGGGGCATAGGCAGCGGAGAAATCGATCGCCGCTTCACGTTCCGGGTTCTTGCCCAGACTCGAGATCACCAGATCCACCAGACCGGTTTGCAGATAAGGAATCCGGTTGGCGCTGGTGACTGCTACCAGCTCCAGCGTCACCCCCAGCTCATCGGCCAGGTAGTTGGCCATATCGATATCGTAACCGCGTGGCTGCAGGTCAGGACCGACCGAGCCAAAGGGAGGAAAGTCCTGGGGCACGGCAATGCGTATGGTGCCACGCGACTCTATGGCTTCCAGGGCATCGGCCTGGACAGCGGGGCTTCCCCCCGCGGCCCCCAGAGCGACGGTGGCGGTCAAGCCAATGGCTAGTAACTGAGAGTAAAGGCGTTTGGCACAGTGAGAGAAGGCACTCATCGGGTTCTCCAGGGATCGCTGTCATTTTTTGAGTCTGGCTAACGAAAGCTTCGTTGCACTTACCTCTACTTCAGAAACTTTCGTTTCATCACAAGGCAATGACGAGACCAACTCTCCATGAGCGCAGTTAAGTCAATGAGTTAAGTGCTAAAGACAGTGCCAGCACAGCAGTACACGCCGTACCAGCAAGGAATGCTCTTGCCCCATGAGAGTGCACGGAACAGGAACTGTGCTACGTCATGCACCCTTTTGTCGCATGGAGGCTCAGAAAAGGGCGCCCTCCTGCCAGTGCAACGCTGGCATGAGAGCGCCCTCTCGAAACCTCCTCTCAAACCCTGTTCCCGGCGCCTCTCTCTAGGAGAAGCACTCTGCTCTCTCAGCGAGTGCCCAGGCGCAACGCCGCGTGACGGTTCACGTCCTTATAGAGCAAATAGCGGAACGGCCCCGGGCCACCGGCGTAGCACGCCTGCGGGCAGAAGGCGCGCAGCCACATGAAGTCGCCCGCCTCGACCTCGACCCAATCCTGGTTGAGGTGATAGACCGCCTTGCCCTCGAGCACGTAGAGGCCGTGCTCCATGACGTGGGTTTCGTCGAACGGGATCGCCGCACCGGGCTGGAAGGTGACGATGTTGACGTGCATGTCGTGGCGCACGTCGTTGGGGTCGACGAAGCGGGTGGTGGCCCAGCGCCCTTCGGTGCCCGGCATGGGGTTGGGCTCCAGGTCGTTCTCGTTGACCACGAACGCTTGCGGCACTTCGATGCCTTCGACGTATTCGTAGGCCTTGCGCACCCAATGGAAACGCACCGGCGCATCGGCTTCGTTGCGCAGCTGCCAGTGGCAGCCCGGCGGCAGGTAAGCGTAGCCGCCCGGCACCATTTCGTGGCGCTCGCCGGCAATGGTCAGGGTCATCTCGCCTTCCACCACGAACAGCACACCCTCGGCGGCGGGATCGAGTTCGGGGCGTTCGCTGCCCCCGCCGGGCCCCACTTCCATGATGTATTGGGAGAAGGTCTCGGCGAAGCCGGAGAGCGGGCGCGCCAACACCCACAGCCGGGTTGCCTCCCAGAACGGCAGGTTGCTGGTCACGATGTCGCGCATCACTCCCTTGGGAATGAAGGCGTAGGCCTCGGTGAACACCGCCCGGTCGGAGAGCAGCTGGGTCTGGGGCGGGTGACCGCCGTGGGGGGCGTAGTACTTTCTTGTCGTCATGGTGTCATCCTTCATATGCGTTTCAGGCTGAGAGATAGATCAAAAAACCGGCTCCGCCCATCTTGTGAAACTATCGTCCCATAGTTACGGTGTCTAGCAACTTTCGTTTCATTCAAAGAGTCGAGCCCAACCATGGACCCTCAAGGCGTATCTGGGTGGTAACAGGTTCCGGAGTCGATGCCGCCAAGCGCGAGGAAGCCTCGTCAGGGCGAGAGTTCGTCGAGCCGCTGGTAGAGTTCGCTCACTTCATCGATACGGGCTCGTCCCTCGGCGAGTCGGTCATGCAGGACCCCATTGGCAAGCAGGCTGATAAGGCTCATGGCGCTGGCATAACTATCGAAGGCGGAAACGCTGTCGATGGGGCATTGCATCCACCAGTCCACCTGTTCTGCATAGCCACTGGCCGTGGTATCGGCGATCAGCAACAGCCGGCAAGGCATCGCGGCCAGCTCGTTTATCAAGTCATCGAACATACTGGGGCGGCGGCGAAAACCGAACAGCACGACCATGTCGTCCTCGCCCAGCCCCACGAGTTCCTCGGCCAGCGACTGATTCGGCTCGGGAGCGACACTGACCAGGTTGCGGGCCTGGATCAGCTGTTGACGAAAATGGAGCGCCAGCGGGTAACCGTTACGAAAGCCGATCAGTACGACCCGGTGCGCAGCGCTCAGCCTCTCCACCACGGCGTCGAAGACACGTGGCTCGATACCTTCCAGCGCGTTGCGCAGGTTTTGCCGTTCACGTTCATGGTGGCGTTTGAATCGCTCGCCATTACCGGCTACGCCCGCAGGCTCGGTCACCAGGGGCACGCCGCGGCTGCGCAGTTCGCGCGCATGGCGTTTGACGGCCTGAAAGCTCTCGAAGCCGAGACGCCGGAAGAGCCGGCTGACGGTGGACTTGGAGACCCCAGTCAGACGAGCCAGATCGGCAGCGCTGTAGACTGCCAGATCATCGAAATGGTCGAGAATGAAGCCGGCCACCCGCTGCTCCTGGGTGGTCAGCTCGGCATACTGCGCCGAGATGCGCTGGCCGATGTGCGGCTTCATGCCGGTTTGTTGCGTGCGCAAGAAAAGCTCCCCCACAGTTCAAGGCTCAGACGGGGGACTTCCCGTCTGGCATCGCTCGTCCCACCTGGCCGATCGTCACCACCGCTTCATGCAGCAACCTGCTCGTGGAAGAGACGCACGGCCGCCCCAGGCAAGCCTCCCCGGTCCGCTCCCTCCCGCGGCGCCTATCGTGACCGGGGTACCTCGGCGCCGCACCACTATAGCGATACCCCCAACAGCAGCGACACCCCCAACAACAAGGCGAGGCATCCCCATGACTCAAACCTCCGAGACGACCCAGGCTACCGACGCCAAGCGGCGTCACTGGCAGATCCCGCATATCTACGTCATCCTGTTCGTCTTCATCGCCATTGCCGCGGTAGCGACCTACTTCGTCCCGGCCGGTGAGTTCGAGCGAATACCTGGACCCGACGGTCGCACCACCATCGATGCCGAATCCTTCCAGTATGTGGCATCGAACCCCACCGGCATCGTCGACTTCATGCTGGCGATACCCAAAGGCCTGATGAGTGCCGGCGAGGTGGTGTTCTTCACCTTCATGATCGGCGGCATGTTCATGGTGCTGCGTCGCACCGGCATCATCGAGATCGGCGTCGACAAGCTCAGCCGCCGCTTCGCCAACCGCAGCCTGCTGATGATCCCCGTGCTGATGACGGTGTTCGCCGTGGTCGCCACCATTATCGGCACCCAGGAGTTGGCCCTGGTCTACGTGCCGGTGATCCTGCCACTGATGATCGCCCTGCGCTTCGACTCGGTGACTGCCGCCGCCGTGGCCCTGTGTGCCACTACGGCGGGCTTCACCACCGGCATCCTCAACCCGATCAACACCGGGCTGGGCCAGAAGCTGTCCGACCTGCCGCTCTACTCCGGCGTCGGCCTGCGCGCTGCTGCTTTCATCGTCGTACTCGGCGCCGCCATCTACTTCGTGATGCGCTATGCGCGCCAGGTGCAATCCAACCCCCGGCTGAGTTTGATGGACGGTGATGAGACCGAGGCCGAGAAGCGCTCGCTCTACCAACATGCCACCGACGAAGGTGCACTGCTCGCCAACGGCCGCCAGAAACTGGCCACCATTGCCACCTTCGCCTTCTTCGGCATCCTGGTCTACGGCGTGCTGCGCCAGGGCTGGTTCATGATGGAGATGGCGGGCCTGTTCATCGTCATGGGCATCGTCGTCGGCCTGATCGCCGGCCTGACCACCGAGAGCATCTGCGAAGCGTTCAATAAGGGCTTTCGCGACGTGCTGGTGGGCGCCATGATCGCCGGCGTGGCGCGCGGCGTGGCCGTGGTACTCGAGGATGGCCAGATCATGGACACCCTGGTCTATGGCCTGGGCAATCTGGTCGGCGAATTGCCTACCCTGCTTTCGGCCATCGGCATGTATTTCGCTCAGCTCGCCTTCAATTTCGTGGTTCCCTCCGGCAGTGGCCAGGCCCTGGTGACCATGCCGATCATGGCGCCACTCTCCGACATCATCGGCGTGACCCGCCAGACCGCGGTACTTGCCTACCAGTTGGGCGACGGCATCGGCAACATTCTGTTCCCCACCTCGGGCTACTTCATGGCCACCCTGGCCATCGCCGGCGTCCCCTGGCAGAAGTGGGTGAAGTTCTTCTTTCCCTTGTTCTGCGTCTGGGTAGTGATCGCGGTGTGCTTCCTCGCCATCGCCCAGGCAACGCAATGGGTCGGCTGAGGCGCTACCTGCCAATGTCTCACCACCCGGCCCAGCCGGGCGGTGAGACATTCCGTTTGGCAGCATCGACACGCCCTCTCAACCAGCTGATGGCGCCGGATGGTGCTCCACCCAATGTCGCGCGATATCCACCCGCCGGGTGACCCAGACCCGGTCATGTGCCTCGATATGGTCGAGGAAGCGCTGCAGGGCGCGGAAGCGACCGGGGCGGCCGAGCAGTCGGCAGTGCATGCCCACCGAAAGCATCTTGGGTGAGTCCTCGCCTTCGGCGTAGAGAACGTCGAAGGCATCGCGCAGGTAGGTGAAGAAGTGATCGGCGGTGTTGAAGCCTTGGGGAGCTGCGAAACGCATGTCGTTGCTGTCCAGGGTATAAGGCACGATCAGGTGGTCGTGCTCGCTGCCCTGGCTGTCGGTCACCCGGGTCCAGAACGGCAGGTCGTCACCGTAGTAATCGCTGTCGTAGAGGAAGCCACCCTCATCGAGCACCAGGCGTCGGGTATTGGGGCTGTCGCGGCCGGTGTACCAGCCCAGGGGCTTCTCGCCGTAGAGGCGCTGGAAGATCTCCATGGCACGCTGCAGGTGTTCACGCTCGACGTGCTCCGGCACCTCCTGGTAGTGGATCCAGCGGTAGCCATGGCAGGCGATCTCGTGGCCCAGCTCCTTGAAGGCATGCGCCACCTCGGGGTGGCGCTCCAGCGCCATGGCCACGCCGAACACCGTCAGCGGCAGGTCACGACGCTCGAACTCGCGCAGGATGCGCCATACGCCCGCACGCGAACCGTACTCGTAGATCGACTCCATGCTGAGGTGGCGGTCAGGGTAGGCAGCCGCCCCGATGATCTCGGAGAGGAACTGCTCGGAGCCAGGGTCGCCATGCAGTACGCAGTTCTCCCCACCCTCTTCGTAGTTGAGCACGAATTGTACGGCGATCTTGGCCCGGCCCGGCCAATTGGCATGGGGCGGGGTTCGACCGTAACCGATCAGGTCACGGGGATAGTCGCGGCTATCGCTCATCGGCAATTCCTCTTGTTCTTGCTGGCAGGGCGTGGGTTTGATGCTGCCGAAGCGGCCCTGCTCCGTCAAAATGTATACAATGCAGAAAATAGACTGTATCCACGAAGGTTGCAATAGGTTGTCCACCAAGAGCCACGGCTGTTCTGGCAGGGGCTCTGTTCGTATCAACTGCCTGCGAACCGGCCTGTTTCATTATGGACAGCCTGGCACGCCACACCATCTTTGTATACAAAAAACAACGATATCTGCAACCCTCGAACACGATGCGTACGCGAGCTGTTCAGCATGACTTGGCGCTGATTAGGGAAGCGCCTAACGGTCAGGCAACACATCATCAATCCAACTGTATACAATTTTGTCGAAGAATCGTCGTCAATCTTCCTTTCTTACCCACCTGCCCGACCTTTGTCTAATAACCCATGCATGGCCCCTCTTGCACATAAATTCATACAAGTAATTGAATTAAATATGGAAACCTCGACTCATCGAAGATCGAATGAAATTCTTGCGTCGAAGTGACGCAACGCCTATTTTGTGTACAAAGATATTTTTTATTGTTCACAAGAAAAGTTCGGAGCTCGCATGCGCCTACGCATCATCAACCCCAACACCACGGTCGCCATGACCCACAAGATCGGCGAGGCAGCGCGACGCATCGCGGCTCCCGGTACAACGATCGTGGCGACCCAGCCGGCCGATGGTCCCGTTTCCATCGAAGGGCACTTCGACGAAGCCATCAGCGCGGTAGGGGTCATGGAGGAAGTGTTGAACGGCGAGAAAGATGCCACCGATGCCTATGTGATCGCCTGTTTCGGTGACCCCGGCCTGCTCGCCGCGCGCGAGCTGACCCGCGCGCCGGTCATCGGCATCGCCGAAGCAGCCTTCCATATGGCCAGCCTGATCAGCACACGCTTCTCGGTGGTCACGACCCTGTCACGCACGGGCATCATCGCCGAACACCTGTTGGAGCAGTACGGATTCCGTCATCACTGCCGCCGGGTCCGCGCCGCCGAGATCCCGGTGCTCGACCTGGAGGAGGACGGTTCCTCGGCGCTGGCACGCATCATCGAAGAGTGCCATCGCGCCCGCGACGAGGACGGTATCGGCGCCATCGTGCTTGGCTGCGGCGGCATGGCCGACCTGACCGAGACCATCTCGCGCGAGGTCGGTCTGCCGGTGATCGAGGGGGTCACGGCCGCGGTGAAACTGGCCGAGGCACTCGTCGGACTGGGGCTCGGCACCAGCAAGCATGGCGACCTGGCCTTCCCTCGTCCCAAAGCCTTTATCGGACGCTTCGAAGGCTACTCGAACCTGACCAGGGAGCGCTGAGCCCATGGCCTCATAACAGCATTCCATAACAACAACACCAACTTGAAAGCACGTCACGTCTCATAGCCCGACAGCAGCAGCGGGCACAACCACAACACAGAGCAACGACTTGCGAGGACAGACCCATGCAACACCCCACTCCCCATAGCGCGGCTGCGGATTCCAGCGTGGATCCCGGCATGACGGCGCCCGGTGTTTCCAAGGCCCTGGGCGACGAATCCCTCGCGCCCCAGAAAACACGGATCATGGGGCGCACCT
It encodes:
- the gcl gene encoding glyoxylate carboligase, whose translation is MARMTAAEAAVHVLRKEGIDVAFGVPGAAINPFYAALRKIGGIDHVLARHVEGASHMAEGYTRTKAGNIGVCIGTSGPAGTDMITGLYSASADSIPILCITGQAPRSKLHKEDFQAVDIQAIAGPVTKWAITVLEPAQVPRAFQQAFQLMRSSRPGPVLIDLPIDVQMSEIEFDPDTYEPLPAYKPSASRAQIEKAMAMLDEAERPLIVAGGGIINADASALLVEFAELTGVPVIPTLMGWGSIADDHPLMAGMVGLQTSHRYGNATLLESDFVMGIGNRWANRHTGNLETYTKGRKFVHVDIEPTQIGRIFGPDYGIVSDAKAALELFVELARERKAAGALKDRSAWAESCQERKRTLLRKTHFDDVPVKPQRVYEEMNKVFGRNTRYVSTIGLSQIAGAQFLHVYKPRHWINCGQAGPLGWTIPAALGVCKADPEAEVVALSGDYDFQFMVEELAAGAQFNLPYIHVLVNNSYLGLIRQAQRGFDMDYCVQLSFENVNCPEINEYGVDHVSVVEGLGCKALRVTRPDEIVPALKEAKELMAQYRVPVVVEVILERVTNIAMGTDLDAINEFEALADEGADAPTSIAQLT
- a CDS encoding ureidoglycolate lyase produces the protein MLELKAEPLTPEAFAPFGDVIDTRTADYFHINAGRTRRYHDLAKVETLGEQARALISIFVSQPVSIPLELDFLERHPQGSQAFMPLHEERFVIVVAPPGDSIDPAEVRAFVTDGRQGVNYRAGTWHAIQSVLEREGEFLVVDRGGEGNNCDEYPLALRITL
- a CDS encoding amino acid ABC transporter ATP-binding protein is translated as MTLVCVKNVHKAFGTLEVLKGIDLEVGQGEVVAIIGRSGSGKSTLLRCLNQLEKHDGGDITIAGKCLDGDAMSPKELSANVGMVFQSFNLFPHKTVGENVCLAPVVVRGESRRDAERVAREVLEKVGLSDKYDSYPAQLSGGQQQRVAIARALAMHPKVLLCDEVTSALDPELVGEVLRVLEALAEEGMTLILVTHEMGFARDVADRVVFMHQGRIHEAGTPTDVFGNPKTAELKQFISAVL
- a CDS encoding amino acid ABC transporter permease, giving the protein MIEFTFWDILRNLLLATRWTIVLSLIAFVGGATVGLVLTFMRLSKSRLMQRFTALYVDLFQGTPLLMQLFLIFFGAAALGHPISAWLAASLALTLFTSAFLCDIWRGCLEAVAKGQWHAARVLGMNYFQTMRHVILPQAMRLSVPPTVGFSVQVIKGTALASIIGFVELTKAGTMLNNATFEPFTIFTLVALLYFALCYPLSCYARHLERKLYDAGLR
- a CDS encoding amino acid ABC transporter permease produces the protein MGVTLDFLTLLPYVSELARGLTTTVILTVVTTLTGIALAVVVAYLRIHGHPWVRMGMGGYVEVTRNTPFIVQLFFIFFGLPGLGIKIDAITAAFLAMTLNLAAYSAEILRAGIGATAKGQLEAARALGMTRLQSYRHVVLVPAFARIYPALISQSIIVMLGSAVVSQISVFDLTYAANFIQSRNFRGFEVYLVITLAYLLLAFGMRRAFMLAGKRFFAYQQGEQR
- a CDS encoding transporter substrate-binding domain-containing protein; its protein translation is MSAFSHCAKRLYSQLLAIGLTATVALGAAGGSPAVQADALEAIESRGTIRIAVPQDFPPFGSVGPDLQPRGYDIDMANYLADELGVTLELVAVTSANRIPYLQTGLVDLVISSLGKNPEREAAIDFSAAYAPFFLGVFSANADESVSSPEDLAGKTIGVTRGAVEDMELSEIAPSSTVIQRFEDNATTIAAFLAGRVDYIATGNVVAAEIAERNSGRAPELLYQLRDSPCYVGLNKSEPALMAEVNRLIAQALEDGTLSEFSQRWFSAELPDNFGS
- a CDS encoding bifunctional allantoicase/(S)-ureidoglycine aminohydrolase, whose amino-acid sequence is MTTRKYYAPHGGHPPQTQLLSDRAVFTEAYAFIPKGVMRDIVTSNLPFWEATRLWVLARPLSGFAETFSQYIMEVGPGGGSERPELDPAAEGVLFVVEGEMTLTIAGERHEMVPGGYAYLPPGCHWQLRNEADAPVRFHWVRKAYEYVEGIEVPQAFVVNENDLEPNPMPGTEGRWATTRFVDPNDVRHDMHVNIVTFQPGAAIPFDETHVMEHGLYVLEGKAVYHLNQDWVEVEAGDFMWLRAFCPQACYAGGPGPFRYLLYKDVNRHAALRLGTR
- a CDS encoding MurR/RpiR family transcriptional regulator; the protein is MRTQQTGMKPHIGQRISAQYAELTTQEQRVAGFILDHFDDLAVYSAADLARLTGVSKSTVSRLFRRLGFESFQAVKRHARELRSRGVPLVTEPAGVAGNGERFKRHHERERQNLRNALEGIEPRVFDAVVERLSAAHRVVLIGFRNGYPLALHFRQQLIQARNLVSVAPEPNQSLAEELVGLGEDDMVVLFGFRRRPSMFDDLINELAAMPCRLLLIADTTASGYAEQVDWWMQCPIDSVSAFDSYASAMSLISLLANGVLHDRLAEGRARIDEVSELYQRLDELSP
- a CDS encoding YfcC family protein, translating into MTQTSETTQATDAKRRHWQIPHIYVILFVFIAIAAVATYFVPAGEFERIPGPDGRTTIDAESFQYVASNPTGIVDFMLAIPKGLMSAGEVVFFTFMIGGMFMVLRRTGIIEIGVDKLSRRFANRSLLMIPVLMTVFAVVATIIGTQELALVYVPVILPLMIALRFDSVTAAAVALCATTAGFTTGILNPINTGLGQKLSDLPLYSGVGLRAAAFIVVLGAAIYFVMRYARQVQSNPRLSLMDGDETEAEKRSLYQHATDEGALLANGRQKLATIATFAFFGILVYGVLRQGWFMMEMAGLFIVMGIVVGLIAGLTTESICEAFNKGFRDVLVGAMIAGVARGVAVVLEDGQIMDTLVYGLGNLVGELPTLLSAIGMYFAQLAFNFVVPSGSGQALVTMPIMAPLSDIIGVTRQTAVLAYQLGDGIGNILFPTSGYFMATLAIAGVPWQKWVKFFFPLFCVWVVIAVCFLAIAQATQWVG